Proteins encoded within one genomic window of Streptomyces sp. NBC_00523:
- a CDS encoding NF041680 family putative transposase, with protein MGLVEHSVHRDALTKLSEFRSELYACLTSRADALFDLSDALLCTDGPVRTLVDLALAPEHRRGHGALYSGINRGRIDVARLRRALAGVPLPRAADGRLVLAVDVSPWLRPDADTCSDRSFCHTFGRGLGKHQMVPGWPYSIVAALETGRTSWTALLDAIRLEPGADLAAVTADQVRDVIERLVAATQWRDGDLDVLVVLDAGYDAPRIAHLLADLPVEVLGRLRSDRVMRKPVPVPWICPPQGGRPPKHGGEFVFGRPETWGEASAVTVTNTDRYGTATAQAWDRLHPRLTRRAAWLDHEGPLPIIEGTVIRLTVEKLPSGGVNKPVWLWWSGTGATTGDVDRCWQAFLRRFDVEHTFRLLKQTLGWTRPKLRDSQAADRWTWIVLAAHAQLRLARPLARDLRRPWERPAEPNRLTPARVRRGFRNLHAKTGIPAGAPKPTRPGPGRPPGSKNRRPATRYEVGRVLATGESYTRPAHHKKGTKPRRTTDDGRGHCTE; from the coding sequence GTGGGACTGGTCGAGCACAGCGTCCACCGTGACGCTTTGACGAAGTTGTCGGAGTTCCGGTCGGAGCTGTACGCATGCCTGACGTCGCGGGCGGATGCCCTGTTCGACTTGTCTGATGCTCTGCTGTGCACCGACGGGCCGGTCCGCACCCTCGTGGACCTGGCGCTCGCGCCGGAACACCGACGCGGGCACGGGGCCTTGTACTCCGGAATCAACCGGGGCCGGATCGACGTCGCCCGGCTGCGGCGGGCCCTGGCTGGTGTGCCGTTGCCCCGGGCCGCCGACGGGCGCCTGGTGTTGGCGGTGGACGTGTCCCCGTGGCTGAGGCCGGACGCCGACACCTGCTCGGACCGCTCCTTCTGCCACACCTTCGGCCGGGGCCTGGGCAAGCACCAGATGGTCCCCGGCTGGCCTTACTCGATCGTGGCCGCGCTGGAGACAGGCCGGACCTCGTGGACCGCGCTGCTGGATGCGATCAGGCTGGAGCCCGGCGCCGACTTGGCCGCGGTGACCGCCGACCAGGTCCGCGACGTCATCGAGCGCCTTGTCGCGGCCACCCAGTGGCGGGACGGTGACCTGGACGTCCTGGTCGTGCTGGATGCCGGATACGACGCTCCTCGCATCGCCCACCTCCTCGCGGACCTGCCGGTCGAGGTGCTGGGCCGGCTTCGTTCGGACCGGGTGATGCGCAAGCCGGTCCCGGTGCCATGGATCTGCCCGCCGCAGGGCGGGCGCCCGCCCAAGCACGGCGGCGAGTTCGTCTTCGGCCGACCCGAGACCTGGGGCGAGGCGTCGGCGGTGACCGTGACCAACACCGACCGGTACGGCACGGCGACCGCGCAGGCGTGGGACAGGCTTCATCCCAGGCTGACCCGCCGGGCGGCGTGGCTCGACCACGAGGGGCCGCTGCCGATCATCGAAGGCACCGTCATCCGCCTGACGGTCGAGAAACTGCCCAGCGGCGGGGTGAACAAGCCCGTCTGGCTGTGGTGGTCGGGCACCGGTGCCACCACTGGCGACGTTGACCGGTGCTGGCAGGCGTTTCTGCGCCGCTTCGACGTGGAGCACACGTTCCGCCTCCTCAAGCAGACCCTCGGCTGGACCCGACCGAAGCTCCGGGACTCCCAGGCCGCCGACCGCTGGACCTGGATCGTCCTGGCCGCGCATGCTCAGCTCCGCCTTGCCCGCCCCCTCGCACGGGATCTGCGTCGGCCGTGGGAACGGCCGGCGGAACCGAACAGACTCACCCCCGCCCGGGTCCGCCGCGGGTTCAGGAACCTGCACGCGAAGACCGGCATACCAGCCGGTGCACCAAAACCCACCCGCCCCGGCCCCGGCCGCCCGCCCGGCTCGAAGAACCGGCGGCCCGCCACCCGCTACGAGGTCGGGCGGGTCCTCGCCACCGGCGAGTCCTACACCCGACCCGCACACCACAAGAAGGGGACGAAGCCCCGGCGGACGACCGACGATGGCCGTGGTCACTGCACGGAATAG
- a CDS encoding PP2C family protein-serine/threonine phosphatase: protein MVDGQGDLPRLLTAAETAAPVEAVDVVAEDLLRRFGATRVSFLIVDLTGKAVVPLSTASRAKAGAGRHAAKIDLFGSVYEHVVRTQRPYQETTHEGERVIFPVTNRGDAIGLLELLLPAGPGQEVLDAAGEAAHILAYIVIANQRFTDLYTWGKRSRPLSLAAEIQHQLLPLSLTCEAAQFALCGSLEPSEDISGDTFDYTLDRDTLHLSLTDTMGHNLQAALSATVLVGALRGARRQGTDLMEQARQADQALADHRPHGHATGQLVRIDLHTGRAEMVNAGHPRPLRVRDAEVEEIALEADQPFGLLMPISHSYRVQQLDLRPGDRLIMLTDGMLERGVEKVDLSALVKDTRHLHPRETVLTLSTAVLDEAGGHLEDDATVMCLDWHGPQETKRHVGSGADIQQASPRRTKR from the coding sequence GTGGTGGATGGGCAAGGTGATCTTCCCCGGCTGCTGACGGCAGCGGAGACGGCGGCGCCGGTGGAGGCGGTCGACGTGGTCGCCGAGGACCTTCTGCGGCGTTTCGGCGCCACGCGGGTCTCGTTCCTCATCGTGGACCTGACCGGGAAAGCGGTGGTGCCGCTGTCCACGGCCTCGCGGGCGAAGGCAGGGGCCGGGCGGCACGCTGCCAAAATCGACCTGTTCGGCAGCGTCTACGAGCATGTGGTACGCACCCAGCGGCCATACCAGGAGACGACCCACGAGGGCGAGCGGGTGATCTTTCCGGTCACCAACCGCGGCGATGCCATCGGGCTGCTGGAACTCCTGCTGCCGGCAGGCCCAGGTCAGGAGGTTCTCGACGCGGCGGGTGAGGCCGCGCACATCCTGGCCTACATCGTGATCGCCAACCAGCGTTTCACCGACCTCTACACCTGGGGGAAGCGCAGCAGGCCCCTGAGCCTGGCCGCGGAGATCCAGCACCAGTTGCTGCCCCTCTCGCTCACCTGTGAGGCGGCGCAGTTCGCGCTGTGCGGAAGTCTGGAGCCCTCCGAAGACATCAGCGGCGACACCTTCGACTACACCCTCGACCGTGACACCCTCCATCTGTCCTTGACCGACACCATGGGCCACAACCTTCAGGCCGCGCTGTCGGCGACGGTCCTGGTGGGGGCCCTGCGCGGCGCCCGCCGCCAAGGGACCGACCTCATGGAACAGGCCCGCCAGGCCGATCAGGCCCTGGCCGACCACAGGCCACACGGTCACGCCACCGGGCAACTGGTGCGCATCGACCTCCACACCGGCCGAGCCGAGATGGTCAACGCAGGCCACCCCCGGCCGCTGCGCGTGCGCGACGCAGAGGTGGAGGAGATCGCCTTGGAAGCGGACCAGCCCTTCGGACTGCTCATGCCCATCTCCCACTCTTACCGAGTCCAGCAGCTCGACCTGCGTCCCGGCGACCGGCTGATCATGCTCACCGACGGCATGCTCGAACGCGGCGTGGAGAAGGTGGACCTGTCCGCACTTGTGAAGGACACCCGCCACCTGCACCCTCGCGAGACCGTGCTGACGCTGAGCACCGCCGTCCTGGACGAGGCCGGCGGCCACCTGGAAGACGACGCCACAGTGATGTGCCTGGACTGGCACGGCCCCCAGGAGACCAAGCGGCACGTCGGCTCCGGCGCGGACATCCAGCAAGCCTCACCCCGCCGCACGAAGCGGTAG